The sequence CCTCTTAACATAAGTTAAGAGGCATGAGAAAAATATGAAATCCGAAATCTCGCATTTTCCATTCATTCACCTCTCCATCGTCCGTAGAGTTACTTGGTGTAGGCAACAGGCAGGTCTTCTGGCTCAAGCATCATCATTCTTGCCGCCTTCCCAGTTTCCCAGTGGCATATGGCAAGAACTCCTCTTTTACAGTGGCGGGACCGCGTGGGAATTGCACCCACTTCCCTATTATCCAAGCACAACTCGATGATCGAATCATGCTCGGCACCTGTTCCAACGCTATTCAATTCTAGAACTATAAACTACTATAGCTTACTTTCCCGTTCCTGTCATTTCAATTCGAGCTATAGATTGATTCCCCAATCCAGATGAGCGCATGGGAAACCGAATGATCGATAATATTCCACCATCGACTTGCAGATCGTAAAAATAAAGTCCGGCTTCGACGTCTCGATGATGGCCATAACTATGGAATCCGTATACAGTGGGTCTTCAACAGACCAATAGATGTGCGGCAGACGGAATTGATCCACGCATTCGCGCAACCACTCTTGAATATATAAGGCCTGCTCATTTCCCCAGCCATTCGTAATGAAAGATCGCTGAATAGCCTAGATTTTCGAGGCTCTCTTTTCTCTAATTCCCTTATTAAGAAATCTTCCTATTTGATTCATCCGGATTTTTTCGACCGATTCTGCATGCTTGTCATGCGAAATCACCCTTAATAAAAAACTGGTCAAGCAAC is a genomic window of Xylanibacillus composti containing:
- a CDS encoding DUF3880 domain-containing protein, giving the protein MDQFRLPHIYWSVEDPLYTDSIVMAIIETSKPDFIFTICKSMVEYYRSFGFPCAHLDWGINL